One Bacteroidota bacterium genomic window carries:
- a CDS encoding PAS domain S-box protein, which translates to MNNAEGLEALFEYATEGILVTNSVGDIIRVNPATERLFGYEKGELIGKPVELLVPMRHRGTHVANREKYYGGPHPRSMGIGLDLNGKRKDNSEFPLEISLSPFTSGGETFVIAFIVDITLRKIAEDKLKNYSIELEKQVEDRTMILREAISELEKTKEELHEALQNEKKLNDLKSRFVSLVSHEFRTPLAGILSSLSLVRKYGELNEPDKQVKHIARIKESVNSLTDILNDMLSISKLEEGKVVANPELVKFREFTMDIVNDLQALAKTDQKIAYTHTGEEELLIDKKIKRHILFNLVSNAIKFSPEGATIQVTSAADDNGLTLLVKDEGIGISPEDQKHLFERFFRGHNVTNIQGTGLGLNIVLKYVEMLNGTIDVDSELNKGTTFIIKFPKHNGHEQDNTTN; encoded by the coding sequence ATGAATAATGCCGAAGGGTTAGAAGCCCTGTTTGAATACGCTACCGAAGGTATCTTAGTTACTAACAGTGTAGGGGACATCATCAGAGTGAACCCTGCGACAGAAAGACTCTTTGGATACGAGAAAGGTGAGCTTATCGGAAAGCCCGTTGAGTTGCTGGTACCAATGAGGCACAGAGGTACCCACGTAGCCAATCGCGAGAAATATTACGGCGGTCCCCACCCACGTTCAATGGGTATCGGCCTTGATTTGAACGGAAAACGTAAAGACAACAGTGAGTTTCCGCTTGAAATAAGCCTGAGTCCGTTTACTTCCGGCGGAGAAACTTTTGTGATTGCGTTTATAGTGGATATAACCCTGCGTAAAATAGCAGAGGATAAGCTGAAAAACTACTCGATTGAGTTGGAGAAGCAAGTGGAAGACCGCACCATGATTTTGCGCGAAGCCATTAGTGAGCTAGAAAAAACCAAAGAAGAATTACACGAAGCCTTACAAAACGAAAAGAAACTGAACGACCTTAAATCAAGGTTTGTATCATTGGTTTCGCATGAGTTTCGTACCCCGCTGGCAGGCATATTGTCCTCACTTTCGTTGGTACGTAAATATGGGGAACTGAATGAGCCCGATAAGCAGGTGAAACACATTGCCCGTATCAAAGAATCAGTAAACAGCCTTACTGATATCTTGAACGATATGCTATCAATCAGCAAACTCGAAGAAGGCAAAGTGGTTGCTAATCCTGAGCTTGTTAAGTTTAGAGAGTTTACGATGGACATTGTGAATGACTTGCAGGCATTGGCCAAAACCGACCAGAAAATCGCATACACTCATACCGGCGAAGAAGAGTTGTTGATTGATAAGAAAATCAAACGGCACATCCTGTTCAACCTGGTTTCAAATGCCATTAAGTTTTCACCCGAAGGAGCCACAATACAAGTAACCTCTGCGGCAGATGATAATGGCTTGACGCTGTTAGTGAAGGATGAAGGTATAGGCATATCGCCTGAAGATCAGAAGCATTTGTTTGAGCGGTTTTTTAGAGGGCACAACGTTACCAACATACAAGGCACGGGCCTTGGGTTAAATATTGTATTAAAATATGTTGAGATGCTGAACGGTACTATTGACGTAGACAGCGAATTAAACAAAGGCACCACTTTTATTATAAAATTCCCAAAACATAACGGCCATGAGCAAGACAATACTACTAATTGA
- the ccoN gene encoding cytochrome-c oxidase, cbb3-type subunit I, producing the protein MSQVEKFNYDNRIVRNFIIATVVFGIVGMTVGLLIAFQLVTPNLNLTQYGTFGRIRPLHTNAVIFAFVGNAIFAGVYYSLQRLLKTRMFSDALSNIHFWGWQLIILAAAITLPLGITTSKEYAELEWPIDIAITLVWVVFGINMFGTILKRRERHLYVAIWFYIATFVTVAVLHIVNSFELPVTFFKSYSWYAGVQDALVQWWYGHNAVAFFLTTPFLGLMYYFLPKMANRPVYSYKLSILHFWALIFIYIWAGPHHLLYSSLPDWAQSLGVVFSIMLIAPSWGGMLNGLLTLRGAWDKVREDPLLKFMVVGVTAYGMATFEGPMLSLKNVNAIAHFTDWIVAHVHVGALGWNGFLTFAMLYYIIPKIYGTKLYSVKMASTHFWLGTLGILFYAIPMYWNGFTQGMMWTYFTPDGRLEFPNFLSTVTQLIPMYAVRGIGGALYLSGVFLMTYNLVKTAKSGSLVANEAAEAPALEKNFVPHGSDGYWHRWVERKPMQMLFWSLVVILIGTAIELVPTFLVKSNVPTIASVKPYTPLELEGRDLYIREGCNNCHSQLIRPFRSETERYGDYSKSGEYVYDHPFLWGSKRTGPDLHREGVGSLKKGDDWHYSHLMDPQSTSPGSIMPKYNWLATQALNTENTADKINAMRKLGVPYPAGYENEAMADLQKQADSIVVSLNKSGIAGETDDNGNTITPLNKTEIVAIIAYLQRLGKDVSPEASQSFQMSFQRQTSQK; encoded by the coding sequence ATGAGCCAGGTAGAAAAGTTTAACTACGACAACCGCATCGTCCGCAATTTTATCATTGCAACGGTGGTGTTTGGTATTGTGGGGATGACTGTAGGGCTATTAATTGCCTTTCAGCTCGTTACCCCCAACCTTAATTTAACCCAGTACGGAACTTTCGGGCGTATCCGTCCGCTGCACACCAATGCAGTAATTTTTGCCTTTGTGGGCAATGCCATTTTTGCAGGGGTGTACTACTCGCTGCAACGATTGCTTAAAACCCGTATGTTTAGCGATGCCCTAAGTAATATTCACTTTTGGGGTTGGCAGTTAATTATTCTCGCCGCGGCCATTACCTTACCATTAGGTATCACCACATCTAAAGAATACGCTGAACTTGAATGGCCTATAGATATTGCCATTACACTGGTGTGGGTAGTATTTGGTATAAATATGTTCGGTACCATACTTAAACGCCGTGAACGACATCTGTACGTAGCCATTTGGTTTTATATAGCCACTTTTGTTACTGTGGCTGTTTTGCACATAGTAAACAGCTTCGAGTTACCTGTAACCTTCTTTAAAAGCTACTCATGGTATGCCGGTGTGCAAGATGCGCTGGTGCAATGGTGGTACGGACACAATGCGGTTGCGTTTTTCTTAACCACACCGTTTTTGGGACTGATGTATTACTTCTTGCCTAAAATGGCAAACCGTCCAGTGTATTCATACAAACTTTCGATACTTCACTTTTGGGCACTGATATTTATCTATATATGGGCGGGCCCTCACCACTTGTTATACTCTTCGTTACCAGATTGGGCACAATCACTGGGCGTTGTATTCTCAATCATGTTGATTGCTCCTTCTTGGGGTGGAATGCTAAACGGTTTGCTTACCCTTCGCGGGGCTTGGGACAAAGTGCGTGAGGACCCTTTGCTTAAATTTATGGTGGTAGGTGTTACTGCCTACGGTATGGCCACTTTTGAAGGCCCCATGCTTTCGCTTAAAAACGTAAACGCTATTGCACACTTTACCGATTGGATTGTAGCACACGTACACGTGGGTGCGTTGGGCTGGAACGGTTTCTTAACCTTTGCCATGCTGTACTACATCATCCCTAAAATTTACGGTACCAAGTTGTACTCAGTAAAAATGGCTTCTACCCACTTTTGGTTGGGCACATTAGGGATTTTGTTCTATGCAATTCCGATGTACTGGAACGGTTTTACACAAGGTATGATGTGGACTTACTTCACTCCTGACGGACGTTTAGAGTTCCCTAACTTCTTAAGTACAGTAACCCAGTTAATTCCAATGTATGCGGTGCGCGGTATAGGTGGCGCCTTATACTTATCAGGTGTGTTCTTGATGACTTACAACTTGGTGAAAACTGCAAAAAGCGGCAGTTTGGTTGCCAACGAAGCCGCTGAAGCGCCTGCACTTGAAAAGAACTTTGTACCACACGGCAGCGATGGTTACTGGCACCGTTGGGTTGAACGTAAACCCATGCAAATGTTGTTCTGGTCGTTGGTAGTGATTTTGATTGGTACTGCTATTGAGTTAGTTCCTACCTTCTTGGTAAAATCAAACGTACCTACTATAGCCAGTGTAAAACCTTACACCCCGCTTGAATTGGAAGGCCGCGATTTGTATATACGTGAAGGTTGCAACAACTGCCACTCACAATTAATACGCCCTTTCCGTAGCGAAACAGAACGTTACGGCGATTATTCAAAATCTGGTGAGTATGTGTACGACCATCCTTTCTTGTGGGGTAGTAAACGTACCGGACCCGATTTGCACCGCGAAGGTGTGGGTAGCTTGAAAAAGGGTGACGATTGGCACTACAGCCACTTGATGGACCCACAGTCAACCTCGCCGGGTTCTATCATGCCTAAATACAACTGGCTGGCTACTCAAGCGCTGAATACAGAGAACACTGCTGATAAAATTAATGCAATGCGCAAGTTGGGAGTGCCTTACCCTGCCGGTTATGAAAATGAAGCAATGGCCGATTTGCAAAAGCAAGCCGACAGCATTGTAGTTTCATTAAACAAAAGCGGTATTGCCGGTGAAACCGATGACAACGGTAACACGATTACCCCACTTAATAAAACAGAAATAGTAGCCATTATTGCCTACCTGCAACGTTTGGGTAAAGATGTATCGCCCGAGGCTTCGCAAAGCTTTCAAATGAGTTTCCAACGTCAAACCTCACAAAAATAA
- a CDS encoding FixH family protein, translated as MKLNWGTGIVIGMVTFITFIVTLAANMMSHKVDLVAKDYYEQGIEYEKHIEQVKAADAFGDALQVNVNYTTSQLEVVFPKEVDATKIEGQVYFFRPSDAKTDFTETLKPDADNRQSIPLSKMAKGNWRVKLQWKMGEKQYFFEKEVTI; from the coding sequence ATGAAACTGAACTGGGGAACCGGAATAGTGATTGGCATGGTAACATTTATAACATTTATAGTAACCCTTGCCGCAAACATGATGAGCCACAAAGTAGACTTGGTGGCCAAAGACTACTACGAACAAGGTATTGAGTACGAAAAACACATTGAGCAAGTAAAAGCGGCTGATGCCTTTGGCGATGCCTTGCAAGTGAATGTAAATTACACAACCAGCCAATTAGAGGTTGTATTTCCTAAAGAGGTAGATGCTACTAAAATAGAAGGACAGGTGTATTTTTTCCGTCCTTCGGATGCTAAAACCGATTTCACCGAAACGCTAAAACCTGATGCAGACAACAGGCAATCAATACCCCTGAGCAAAATGGCAAAGGGCAACTGGCGTGTGAAACTGCAATGGAAAATGGGGGAGAAGCAGTACTTTTTTGAAAAAGAAGTAACAATATAA
- a CDS encoding ATPase codes for MVKDTVKHFIFENRKLIQNILRVLLVLVSILVIGTTVYYHGFPHPQETRDLLLTVNKLFFLVFILNYTVKVIIAQQPKAFLRQTWLEAFLLMLVIYDGISYYVFEFPIINALFSYLRIDPMSTKYAFFIQFFLILLVIIEFIKSTRDFGKIPLKPGALFVWSFVILILGGAGLLCLPSINTTGTSMRFIDALFTSASASCVTGLTVADTATYFNFKGQILILMLIQLGGLGIITFATYFATFYKKGVGIKHQYALQQMLDTDSLIGSYGLIRKIFVYTIAIEAISATCLYMLWNNYPFASSGDKVFSSIFHAISAFCNAGFSLFTNNLYEPGVSDKYILHLVVAATVFFGSLGFPAMRDMFEVDNLRKRLKMPWKKWKLSTQIAFYTSIALVVFGAICFYFLEKNNAIKGMELFPAMVASVFQSTITRTAGFNTVDMSILGTPILIIFIFLMFVGASSGSTGGGIKTSTFVVIFASMWATIRGKKMITLGRRTISHDLIYKAFAIFVFSATYVFVCTFILSITEPGTPIIRLLFEEVSAFATVGLSTGITASLSDASKIVLIISMFVGRVGILTLAFALSKEVETNAFKYPNSHIMIG; via the coding sequence ATGGTAAAAGATACCGTTAAGCATTTCATCTTTGAAAACCGCAAGCTAATTCAAAACATACTGCGGGTTTTATTAGTATTGGTTTCAATATTGGTAATAGGTACTACGGTATATTACCACGGCTTTCCGCACCCGCAAGAAACCCGTGATTTATTGCTAACGGTAAACAAGCTGTTCTTCTTAGTCTTTATACTTAACTACACGGTAAAGGTCATTATTGCACAGCAGCCAAAGGCTTTTTTGCGGCAAACGTGGCTCGAAGCATTTTTGCTGATGCTGGTTATTTATGACGGTATCAGCTATTATGTGTTTGAGTTCCCTATCATCAATGCGCTTTTTTCATACTTGCGCATCGACCCGATGAGCACCAAGTACGCCTTCTTTATCCAGTTTTTTCTGATACTGCTGGTAATCATAGAGTTTATTAAATCTACCCGCGATTTTGGTAAAATCCCGCTAAAACCGGGAGCACTGTTTGTGTGGTCGTTTGTAATACTTATTTTGGGCGGAGCCGGACTTTTGTGCCTCCCTTCTATTAACACCACCGGCACCAGCATGCGTTTTATTGATGCACTGTTCACCTCGGCCAGTGCTTCTTGTGTAACGGGTTTAACTGTAGCAGATACCGCTACCTATTTTAACTTTAAGGGTCAGATACTTATTCTGATGCTTATACAATTAGGCGGCTTGGGTATTATCACTTTTGCCACCTACTTTGCTACGTTCTACAAAAAAGGGGTAGGTATTAAGCACCAATATGCTTTGCAGCAAATGCTTGATACCGACTCATTGATAGGTTCTTACGGCTTAATACGCAAGATATTTGTTTATACCATCGCCATTGAAGCCATATCGGCAACCTGCCTGTACATGCTTTGGAACAATTATCCTTTTGCATCCAGTGGCGATAAAGTGTTTTCATCCATTTTCCATGCGATTTCAGCATTCTGTAATGCCGGTTTTTCGTTATTCACCAACAACTTATACGAACCGGGCGTTAGCGATAAATACATTTTACACTTGGTAGTTGCTGCCACCGTTTTCTTTGGCTCGCTGGGCTTCCCTGCCATGCGCGATATGTTTGAAGTGGATAACCTTCGCAAACGCCTTAAAATGCCTTGGAAAAAGTGGAAACTAAGTACCCAAATAGCTTTTTATACCAGTATTGCATTGGTTGTTTTTGGTGCTATTTGCTTTTACTTTTTAGAGAAAAACAATGCAATAAAGGGCATGGAGCTTTTTCCAGCAATGGTAGCCTCGGTATTTCAATCCACCATCACACGTACCGCGGGTTTCAATACTGTTGACATGAGTATTTTAGGCACTCCCATCCTCATTATATTTATCTTCTTAATGTTTGTGGGTGCTTCATCAGGCTCTACAGGTGGTGGTATAAAAACCAGTACGTTTGTAGTGATTTTTGCTTCGATGTGGGCTACTATACGCGGTAAAAAGATGATTACACTTGGCAGACGCACTATTTCGCACGACTTGATTTATAAGGCATTTGCCATTTTTGTGTTCTCGGCTACGTATGTGTTTGTTTGTACATTTATACTAAGCATTACCGAACCCGGCACCCCTATCATACGATTGTTGTTTGAAGAAGTATCTGCGTTTGCAACCGTTGGACTTAGTACGGGCATAACTGCCTCGCTTTCCGATGCCAGCAAAATAGTATTGATTATCAGTATGTTTGTGGGCCGCGTAGGTATATTAACTCTTGCATTTGCATTAAGTAAAGAAGTGGAAACCAACGCCTTCAAATACCCCAACTCACACATTATGATAGGCTAG
- a CDS encoding sulfite exporter TauE/SafE family protein yields MLYLTAFITGLLGSFHCLGMCGPIALIAPVGQNRGQFVAGRLVYNSGRIFTYATIGLLIGAFGQGLQLAGIQQYISIITGVLLLLYAIVKITGIRLSDKNNTISAYSQRIQKLFAKFITKPGLGAQFAVGMINGLLPCGLVYLALAGAATTTHALQGAAFMALFGLGTLPMMLAVSFTSRWVTQGVRTTILKTIPYFVAVVAVLFIVRGMNLGVPYLSPKINTHNQMECCEKPQ; encoded by the coding sequence ATGCTATACCTCACAGCATTTATAACAGGATTATTAGGCAGCTTTCACTGCTTGGGTATGTGCGGACCCATTGCCCTTATTGCGCCCGTAGGTCAAAACAGGGGGCAGTTTGTAGCCGGCAGGTTGGTGTATAATAGCGGTCGCATTTTTACCTATGCCACTATTGGCTTGCTGATAGGCGCTTTTGGACAAGGCCTGCAATTGGCCGGCATACAACAATACATCTCAATTATTACCGGTGTATTGTTGTTGCTATACGCCATTGTAAAAATTACGGGTATTCGTTTGTCCGACAAAAACAATACAATAAGTGCTTATAGCCAGCGCATACAAAAACTGTTTGCCAAGTTTATAACCAAGCCCGGCTTGGGGGCTCAGTTTGCAGTAGGTATGATAAACGGTTTGCTGCCTTGCGGGTTGGTATATCTGGCACTTGCGGGTGCAGCAACTACCACCCATGCACTGCAAGGGGCTGCGTTTATGGCATTGTTTGGTTTGGGCACATTACCCATGATGCTCGCAGTATCCTTTACCTCAAGATGGGTAACGCAAGGCGTACGTACCACCATCCTTAAAACCATTCCTTATTTTGTGGCAGTAGTTGCGGTACTGTTTATCGTAAGGGGAATGAATTTGGGCGTACCTTATTTAAGCCCTAAAATAAATACTCATAATCAAATGGAGTGTTGCGAAAAGCCTCAATAA
- the ccoG gene encoding cytochrome c oxidase accessory protein CcoG has protein sequence MSKSSVFDTQTADNFRNQLGNTGDKGNRRWIYPKIIKGKFYKYRTYLSYFLLAFLVAAPFIRINGRPMMLFNILERKFIVFSVPFWPQDFILFGLAMLTLIVFIVLFTAVYGRVFCGWICPQTIFLEMVFRKIENLIEGNANQQRKLDEQPWNNEKILKKGTKHLIFFILSFFISNIFLAYIIGSDELFKIIIDNPANHIGGLVTILIFTAVFYLVFSKLREFVCIWACPYGRLQGVLLDKDSIVVAYDDVRGEPRGKLRKGDTTPKGDCVDCGLCVDVCPTGIDIRNGTQLECVNCTACIDACDGVMDKINKPHGLIRYASLEGIKSGKNFNYNTRMKAYTALLVVLAGVFIFLLATRDSIEATVLRAPGKMFQENATTVTNLYNFELVNKTFHGVPVKLSLENLDGAKITLVGTTNGAINVEREEIYKGTFFIELPKDKITKNKNVVYVKVMADGKEIDKIKTSFLAPVKTEQAQ, from the coding sequence ATGTCAAAATCATCAGTTTTTGATACCCAAACCGCCGACAATTTTCGTAACCAGCTCGGCAATACCGGCGATAAAGGCAACCGCCGATGGATTTACCCTAAAATAATAAAGGGTAAGTTCTATAAATACCGTACTTACCTTTCGTATTTCTTGCTGGCCTTTTTAGTGGCAGCACCCTTCATACGCATCAATGGCAGGCCCATGATGCTGTTTAATATCCTTGAGCGTAAATTTATTGTATTCAGCGTGCCGTTTTGGCCTCAGGATTTTATCCTGTTTGGTTTGGCAATGCTTACCCTTATTGTATTCATTGTGCTTTTTACCGCCGTTTACGGTCGCGTTTTCTGCGGATGGATTTGCCCTCAAACCATTTTCTTAGAAATGGTTTTCCGCAAGATTGAAAACCTGATAGAAGGCAATGCCAACCAACAACGCAAACTTGATGAACAACCCTGGAACAATGAGAAGATTTTAAAGAAGGGAACAAAGCATCTTATCTTCTTTATCCTTTCGTTTTTTATCAGCAATATCTTTTTGGCCTATATAATTGGTAGCGATGAGTTGTTTAAGATTATTATCGATAACCCTGCTAACCACATTGGCGGCTTGGTGACCATACTGATTTTTACCGCCGTATTTTATTTAGTATTTAGCAAACTGCGTGAGTTTGTGTGTATCTGGGCTTGCCCTTACGGACGCTTGCAAGGTGTGTTATTGGATAAAGATAGTATTGTAGTTGCCTACGACGATGTGCGCGGTGAACCCCGCGGAAAGTTGCGCAAAGGCGATACCACCCCAAAAGGTGATTGTGTGGATTGCGGCTTGTGCGTAGACGTATGCCCCACAGGTATTGACATACGCAACGGTACACAGTTGGAATGTGTAAACTGCACCGCCTGTATTGATGCCTGCGACGGTGTAATGGATAAGATAAACAAACCACACGGACTGATTCGTTACGCATCGTTAGAGGGTATAAAATCAGGTAAAAACTTTAATTACAATACCCGCATGAAGGCATACACCGCATTGCTGGTGGTATTGGCAGGGGTATTTATCTTCCTATTGGCTACCCGCGATAGCATTGAGGCTACTGTATTGCGTGCTCCGGGCAAGATGTTTCAAGAAAACGCCACCACCGTTACCAACTTGTACAATTTTGAATTGGTGAATAAAACCTTTCACGGCGTGCCCGTAAAGTTAAGTCTTGAAAATCTCGACGGGGCAAAAATAACCTTGGTGGGTACTACCAACGGAGCAATTAATGTGGAACGGGAAGAGATATACAAAGGCACCTTTTTTATTGAGTTACCTAAAGACAAAATAACTAAGAACAAGAACGTGGTGTATGTGAAGGTGATGGCCGACGGTAAAGAAATAGACAAAATTAAAACCTCCTTTTTAGCCCCTGTAAAAACAGAACAAGCTCAATAA
- a CDS encoding c-type cytochrome → MMKAEINNHQKRESFMKKYIKYTLPALFALTVLPATAQQLGSPDEPFTMSSMISGMGDTLLYIVLGISLLMLLMVTYVYFAVLRLRNKVLSESDPSYAAKVPQSTLGLIFHVNPITTDKERMLDHQYDDIQELDNPIPRWFMVLFYSTVVFGVIYWINYHVLDSGKLQNAEYVAQMEQAKQDYELYLKTAGDKINAETVTLLTDKDGIAKGLELFAKNCVACHGKQAEGTNIAPNLTDEYWIHGGGVKNVFKTITDGVELKGMKSWKKEFSPVQIQQIASYVLSLQGSKPANAKEPQGEKWTEGQTAPAAPADSTAKDTAKTTLTSMR, encoded by the coding sequence ATGATGAAGGCGGAAATCAATAATCACCAAAAAAGAGAATCGTTTATGAAAAAGTATATAAAATACACCTTGCCTGCGTTGTTTGCTTTGACAGTTTTGCCTGCCACAGCTCAGCAACTGGGCAGCCCTGATGAGCCGTTTACAATGAGCAGTATGATTAGCGGCATGGGCGATACCTTATTATATATTGTTTTGGGTATATCGTTGCTAATGCTGCTAATGGTAACCTATGTGTACTTTGCAGTACTTAGGTTACGTAACAAGGTGCTTTCTGAAAGCGACCCATCATACGCAGCTAAAGTTCCACAATCTACATTAGGTCTTATTTTCCATGTAAACCCCATAACTACTGATAAAGAGCGAATGCTCGACCACCAGTACGATGACATACAAGAGTTGGATAACCCCATCCCTCGTTGGTTTATGGTTTTGTTCTACAGTACTGTGGTGTTTGGAGTTATTTACTGGATTAATTACCATGTACTTGATAGCGGGAAACTGCAAAACGCAGAATATGTGGCGCAAATGGAACAAGCAAAGCAAGATTATGAGTTGTACCTGAAAACCGCCGGTGACAAGATTAATGCTGAAACAGTAACCCTGCTGACAGACAAAGACGGAATAGCCAAGGGACTGGAGTTGTTTGCTAAAAACTGTGTGGCTTGCCACGGTAAACAGGCCGAAGGAACAAACATAGCTCCTAACCTTACCGACGAATATTGGATACATGGCGGCGGAGTTAAAAACGTATTCAAAACGATTACCGACGGTGTAGAGCTGAAAGGTATGAAGAGTTGGAAAAAAGAGTTTTCTCCGGTACAAATACAGCAAATAGCCAGTTATGTGTTATCGCTGCAAGGCAGCAAACCCGCCAATGCTAAAGAACCCCAAGGGGAGAAGTGGACGGAAGGGCAAACAGCTCCTGCCGCCCCTGCTGACTCAACAGCAAAAGATACCGCTAAGACTACTTTAACATCAATGCGATAA
- a CDS encoding response regulator, whose product MSKTILLIEDNELIRENTAEILELAGYNAVVAVNGKEGIELVHKQKPDLIICDIMMPVLDGYGVLHLLSKNEETASIPFIFLTAKAERSDFRKGMEMGADDYLTKPFDDIELLSAVESRLKKGELLKKEFTKNIDGLTDFFSTAREFEDLKKLSENKELRRCKKKEVIYNEDNYPKGIYFINSGKVKTYRTNDDGKEFITGLFGAGDFFGYLPLLEDSKYADTASALEDAEIYLIPKDDFFSLLTNNSGVARKFIRMLSGSLQEKEERLLKLAYNSVRKRVAEALVAIYHRYNTNNEEHFSINLSREDLAGIVGTSQETAIRTLSDFKDENLIAIKAGKIDILNLDKLAALKN is encoded by the coding sequence ATGAGCAAGACAATACTACTAATTGAAGATAACGAACTGATACGCGAAAATACTGCCGAAATACTTGAGTTAGCAGGATACAATGCGGTTGTGGCTGTTAACGGAAAGGAAGGCATTGAGTTGGTGCATAAACAAAAGCCCGACTTAATAATATGTGATATTATGATGCCCGTTTTAGATGGGTACGGTGTGTTGCACCTGCTATCTAAAAACGAAGAAACGGCAAGCATTCCGTTTATATTTTTGACGGCAAAGGCCGAGCGCAGCGATTTTAGAAAAGGGATGGAAATGGGTGCCGATGATTACCTTACCAAGCCTTTTGATGATATTGAGTTGTTGAGCGCGGTGGAAAGCCGATTGAAGAAAGGCGAGTTGCTTAAAAAAGAGTTTACCAAAAATATTGACGGGCTTACGGATTTCTTCTCTACCGCACGTGAGTTTGAAGATTTGAAAAAACTATCGGAGAACAAAGAACTGCGCCGTTGCAAGAAGAAGGAAGTAATATACAACGAAGACAATTATCCCAAGGGCATTTACTTTATTAACTCGGGTAAGGTGAAAACCTACCGTACAAATGATGACGGTAAGGAGTTTATAACAGGGTTGTTTGGTGCAGGTGATTTTTTTGGATACCTGCCTTTACTTGAAGACAGTAAATATGCTGATACTGCATCAGCCTTAGAAGATGCTGAAATATACCTGATACCTAAGGATGATTTCTTTTCGCTGCTTACCAACAATAGCGGCGTGGCGCGTAAGTTTATAAGAATGCTGTCAGGCAGTTTGCAAGAGAAAGAAGAACGTTTATTAAAGCTGGCGTATAACTCGGTACGCAAACGGGTGGCCGAGGCTTTGGTGGCCATTTACCACCGCTATAACACCAATAACGAAGAGCATTTCAGTATCAATCTTTCTCGCGAAGATTTAGCCGGTATTGTAGGTACATCGCAAGAAACAGCTATCCGAACTCTAAGTGATTTTAAGGATGAAAACCTGATAGCAATCAAAGCCGGCAAAATTGATATTCTGAATTTAGACAAGCTGGCTGCATTAAAGAACTGA